A segment of the Oncorhynchus tshawytscha isolate Ot180627B linkage group LG19, Otsh_v2.0, whole genome shotgun sequence genome:
AGAAATGTAAATTATTTTACTAACAACACTCCTCTTAGCTGTTCATATCGACATATCCTTTATAATAGGCTAATGCAAATCTTTGATTGCATGTTCAAACCAAGGCAAGAATAATTCCGACAGTAATGAAGAAGATTGGGAATCATCCCAAAAGATTTGCCTCTAGTTCACAGAAGAATTTCCGTATGCTGCATGTAAAAAACGGCAAAATTTTTACCACATATTGCCGGCATAAGTCTTTTACACCTCCCATGCGCTAATGCCGGCACCACAATTGACGAGTGGGAGTGTGGGACGTGGGTGGGcgtcttttaaaaaaaataaatcaatttaatatacaccatcacaaagaAATCCATTATTCATTCGTCCTAAGAAACATTATAATACTAATAAAATGAACTCTTGCCGTGATCGCCAGCAACCGTAGCAGTGGCTTGGACGAGTGGAATTTGAGCGGCACTTGTTGCAGCAGATGATGCATTCTTTTTAAACCAATTTCTAATATCTATTTTGAAGGTATACAGGCCTACTGATCACCGAGGCACACTGTTGTGTTTAACTAACGCTCCACCCACTACTAATTCGAAATGGCGGTAAAAAAGAGACGTGACTTCATGATGCACATGATAGGTGTACAACCCTGTCAGTCATAATTACTTGAGTCATATTTAATTTAACAAGACAATTCTTTTTTATAGGTAATTTAAACTTTAAATTGCCTTAATGTCATACATAAATCAGTGTTATAGCAAACAAAAAGTTTGAAAAAAATAAAGTTTAATTCAACTATGTATTTTATTAGGACGGGCCAGGAGGTATGGTAAGACAGGACAGGTCATAACATTGGCCCTGCTATCACCTCTCCCATCCAGAAGGGCACTTACAGTAAAGTAATGACTCTGGATCAGTCTATCTCCTCACCCCACATATTATCTACAGGTCAGGAGGGAAGacctaaacaaacacacaggtccATCTACCACTGTatcctgtaagtgtgtgtgtgtgagtaaccAAACTCCAGAAACATCCACAGAACAGCCGCTACACTTCTTTGACTAGCTTCATTGCACCACCTATTGGGCATAGTTagaactacagagacagacacgctGTTTGAGGAGAGCAGAGTTAATGAGACTGACTAGCAGGTGGGTCACAACTTTATCTTTGGAAAAGACGCAGAAAAAAATATGGTAAAATGTAACATTTGGTAAACTTGAACCTATTTGTTATTACTTATCTGCTTTGTTTACATTCAGAAAgtttaaacattattttgataTCTTTGGAAAGATTGAAAAGAAgatgtatttatatttttattagataatctgtgttcctctgttacaACTTGATATTTTTGTAAGATTCTGATAAATAAAATACACCTCCTCCAAACCCCGCCACTTCAGACAACAGATAAAAATAATGGAAAATAGAAAACTCAAACCCGGCAACTGAGTCTGGCCTTGGGATATGAATCTGGTGGGAAATGATCATTTCTGCTTCTGTTCACAATAATACTTTATGTACATTAAAAAAAGAGCTTCTCAGCATATCAATTCTCTCAGACCAATGACGGCCCTCCAGTGAGGTCAGATGGCTCAGCAGAGGTCAGAGGACAGGGGTTAAAGGTCAGTCAGACATCATGGTTGTGGTGTTACCCGTCAGTGCTGGGCTATAGTTCCCCCACAAACACAAATCTGAGCCAGGTCTCCTGGTCCTCCTTCCCTCTGAGCCACATATGTCTTTGGGATGGTATGGTACGTCTTTGGTCTTCACTACCATAGATTAGTATCTGCAATGAACACACTCACTGTCACTTACAGGAACATACTGTAACACCAAATTACTTTACTGTTTATGTTCATTCCTGATtttagtgtgtatatgtgtattatATGCATGAGAGTATGCAAATGCagatgtgagtgtatgtgtgtgagtttcCCCACCTGTAGTAGTTCGGTTTAAAGGGTCCGGTCTTGCTGAGGCCCAGGTATTTGCCCTGCTCATCCGTCAGCTCTGTGAGGTGGGCATCAAACGTTGGCAGGTGGAGACTGGCCACAAActcatctgaaaacacacacacaaccacacacacacagtcacagtcaaccCTGTCAAAACCTATGTAACAAGGCAGTAGGTAGGTGATGTGGTGTGTCTTACCCATCTTTTTGGGCAGAAGGTAGACGTCTTGTTTATATCGTCCCTCTGGGGCGTTGTAAAGCTCTATCAGAGCCAGTGCCTGAGTGCATTACATTACGTTATAGAAATAGTATACATAGAAAACATTTCAATTACAAAGAGACTGTGGATACAAAGGCCTGTCCCTTTTCATAATGCATACATGTAGCACTCCACAAAACACCAGTACAGCTTGTGTGTTTGCTGCGACCATGAGTTCCCCTGCTGTGTGTGAAACAGACAGACCTGTGTGGTGGCGGTGATGGAGAGGACGAAGGTGGGCACTGTGGAGCAGCTCAGATTCAACAGACGAccctgagaaaacacacacatacacataccagtgatcacacacctgacacacactcaggcaacaagcacacacacacacagagacactcactTCAGCCAGTAAGATTATTCTCTTGCCATCGGGCCAGATGACATGGTCCACCTGTGATCTCACTTTCTCCCAGGTCAACTCTGGGGTCCGCAGACTCACCTGACAGAGGAGAAACAGTCTATcaacctcaaacacacacagacataaatgcagacacatacagatgtaggatgttcatttgagccagttttctacagcaggaaaagtatcctgcatcaacaggaaatgtgaattattacagTGCCtcgcgaaagtattcggcccccttgaactttgcgaccttttgccacatttcaggcttcaaacataaagatataaaactgtatttttttgtgaagaatcatcaacaagtgggacacaatcatgaagtggaacggcatttattggatatttcaaacttttttaacaaatcaaaaactgaaaaattgggcgtgcaaaattattcagcccccttaagttaatactttgtagagccaccttttgctgcgattacagctgtaagtcgcttggggtatgtctctatcagttttgcacatcgagagactgaaatgttttcccattcctccttgcaaaacagctcgagctcagtgaggttggatggagagcatttgtgaacagcagttttcagttctttccacagattctcgattggattcaggtctggactttgacttggcctttctaaaacctggatatgtttatttgtgaaccattccattgtagattttgctttatgttttggatcattgtcttgttgaaagacaaatctccgtcccagtctcaggtcttttgcagactccatcaggttttcttccagaatggtcctgtatttggctccatccatcttcccatcaattttaaccatcttccctgtccctgctgaagaaaagcaggcccaaaccatgatgctgccaccaccatgtttgacagtggggatggtgtgttcagggtgataagctgtgttgcttttatgccaaacataacgttttgcattgttgccaaaaagttcaattttggtttcatctgaccagagcaccttcttccacatgtttggtgtgtctcccaggtggcttgtggcaaactttaaacaacactttttatggatatctttaagaaatggctttcttcttgccactcttcaataaaggccagatttgtgcaatatacgactgattgttgtcctatggacagagtctcccacctcagatgtagatctctgcagttcatccagagtgatcatgggcctcttggctgcatctctgatcagtcttctccttgtatgagctgaaagtttagagggacggccaggtcttggtagatttgcagtggtctgatactccttccatttcaatattatcgcttgcacagtgctccttgggatgtttaaagcttgggaaatctttttgtatccaaatccggctttaaacttcttcacaacagtatctcggacctgcctggtgtgttccttgttcttcatgatgctctctgcgcttttaacggacctctgagactatcacagtgcaggtgcatttatacggagactcgattacacacaggtggattgtatttatcatcattagtcatttaggtcaacattggatcattcagagatcctcactgaacttctggagagagtttgctgcactgaaagtaaaggggctgaataattttgcacgcccaatttttcagtttttgatatgttaaaaaagtttgaaatatccaataaatgtcattcaacttcatgattgtgtcccacttgttgttgattcttcacaaaaaatacacttttatatctttatgtttgaagcctgaaatgtggcaaaaggtcgcaaagttcaagggggccgaatactttcgcaaggcactgtatatggattataattcatttacatttttgtaggggttgatacattttcctTAGGGGCAAATGAAGTCTGCTATTTAAAATAGGAAATTACAAAGTTTAGAATCCTCAGCAACAAGAGTGATCATAtcaagatcctacatttgtacacacacgcacacgcacacgcacatacgTCTCACCACGTCTAtctcagtgttggagtgtcccATGTTACAGACGATGCAGCCGTTCTTCATCCTGTCCAGGTACTCTCTTGCTACCACATTCTTGTTGCCTGAAGACAAACACTGAGGCTTTCATAGTCAGTCATATACTGTCATAGCCTGTTATAACCTATCATAGCCTACCATAAACTACCATAGCCTATCATAACATAGctagccttcattgtaaataagaatgagttGTTATTGACCTGTCTGGTAAAATAAAGGCAACAACAAGCTTAAATAGCTGATTCTAAGTTATTATAtaggggttagaattagggttggagatggtgttagggttagaactagggttagggctagtttctgaaccctaaccataaccccaaccccaaccctaaccctagcttcatgtccacattcaGTTCTACCCTAACCggagcctcaaccctaacctctacagccTGATTTATACCCTACGTAGGCATGGAAGAACTACAAGTAGCTATGCAAAATGGCATTGCAATGCAGTTAATTCATAACTCGCAGAATCGGCAATTTGCTTAGCATTGTTGCATTGTTGCATTGTTGCATTGCGTACATAAGGTATAAGGCTAAACCCTAATTCCAGTTTAGTGTCCTTTTATCAAAATTTTAATTCTTATTTTAATTTACTTTGAACCAGTAAGGTTCTGGCTCTCCCTTTGACCAGTTCCGGGAAGCTCCAGCTCAATTTAACCACTGGTCATAACCTATCATTGCCTGTTATAACTTATCACAGTCACATTACAGGACCACTGAGAGGGTTGGTAACCTGAGAAACACTCCTACTGGAGAGTATACATTTACAGGTACATTTTTGGCATTAAAAGGAATAGAAATGTAATTCTATAGCTAACTCTTCAGAGCTGTAGTGTGTGAGAGTAAAGGCTTTCTCAGCCTACAGTCTCTCTATTGGACCATTCACATAACCTCTGTGGGTGATGACATCATGTCTTACCTGTGCAGGTGATGACCAGGTCCACCTGTCTGATGACCTCATTGAGCTTGACCAGTCTGAAGCCATCCATGCtggggtagggagaggagagatatacaCAAATAGTTCAAGACCTGCttctgtcacctacagtacatgtcttctgtcacctacagtacacacacacacacacacacacacacacacacacacacacacacacacacacacacacacacacacacacacacacacacacacacacacacacacacacacacacacacacacacacacacacacacacatcataccaGGCCTGCAGGGCACATATGGGGTCCACCTCCGTGACATACACTACTGAGCCCATGGCCTTCAGAGCGGCAGAGCAACCTTTACCAACCtggccagagggagagaggaggggggggaaacatacgtacacacagatggaataaatacacagagagaagaCTTTACACCTCGGTGTTTAATAGGTGCTAATAAAATACTGACCTCTCCATAGCCACACACCACCACCTGCTTTCCCCCAAACATCACATCTGTAGAGCGTTTCAAtctgggggagggatgggaggccAAAGGTTACACACTCAAAAGTTCaaaggtcacacacacaaacacgcatgtTGATTCTGCGCCTGTGTGTTTTCATATACGTACCCATCCAGTATGGACTCCCTGCAGCAGTAGAGGTTGTCAAACTTCTGCTTAGTAATGGAGTCATTGACGTTCATAGCAGGGACACACAGTCTCCCTGCCTTGGACAGCTGGTACAGCCTTCGGAAGAAGGAGAACACTGCTACCTTAGCACTACACATAGGCTTTGTCCTAAATGTCCCCTTTTAActatgtagcgcactacttttgaccagggcccttaagGGAATATTGTGTAAATTGGGACACAGACAAAGTATACCAGTATAATGATGTCACAAGTGTTAGCTTCTTTCATTCAATTTATATTGCCACATGATTTAATGAGCTGTCCTTATTCACACAGGTGACTCACATGAGTCACACAAGTTGTAATGACTAAGGCAAACAATAGGCTTATCATACCTGAAATATCCGTTGTTTTAGATAAGAGTGTCTTCTAATCTAAAAGGTATTTCACAACAATCAGAGACACGTGTGCTCCAATCCCACCTGTGAACCCCTGTGACACTCTCTTCCACGATTCCCTTGATCATCTTGAACATGTTGGGGTATTTCTTAAAGATCCAGTGGGTCAGGTCTCCCCCGTCATCCAGGATCTGAGAAAAACAGAATCCACCCATGACTGTATCCATCCGGATCATAGCTGTCTAATGTGAGAGCTAGGCCTGTACTGTACCACattaagagagagacaggtaggtaggcctatactgtactgtaccatattgGGCTGCCAGGTCTCCAGGCTGACACAGCGGTCAATACACCACCAGAAGTCATCCTCCGACTCCCCCTTCCATGCAAACACAGAGAAGCctgagagcgacagagagagaatatgagagagagagagagaagacagagagagaagacagagagagagagaatatgagagagaatatgagagagaatatgagcgagagagaagacagagagagagagaatatgagagagaatatgagcgagagagaagacagagagagaagacagatagagagagagaagacagagagagagaatatgagagagagagagagagagagagagaaagagagagaagacagagagaatatgagagagagagagagagagagagagagagagagagagagaagacagagagagagagaagacagacagagagagtgaagaacaaacaccattgtaaatacaacccattagttatgcttatttattttcccttgtgtactttaaccatttgtacattgttacaacactgtatatatttatatatatacatatataaaatatgacatttttaatgtctttattgttttgaaactactgcatgtgtaatgtttactgttaatttttattgtttatttcacttttgtatattatctacctcacttgctttggcaatgttaacacatgtttcccatgccaataaagcctcttgaattgaattgatttgagagagagagagagagagagagacagagagagagagagagggagagagagagagcgagcgaaataCTGCGTGTCTCTCACCTCCCTCAGCCAGAGCTGCAGCCACAGCATTCTGAGTGGAGTAGATGTTACAGGCTGCCCAGCGACACTGAGCCCCCAACGCAGACAAAGTCTCGATCAAGACCTACAGGTatgcacatgtatacacacacgcacacacgcagtcCAATTCAGTATGTGCGTGATtcagtgtctgtttgtgtgtgcatgtgtgtgtgtgcgtgcatgcatactCACAGCGGTCTGAGCGGTGATGTGAGTGCAGCCCACTACTTTAGCACCAACCAGCGGCTTTTCGCCCCCTGATCTATTTCTCAGGGCCATCAGAGCTGGCATCTCTACAAagacagagaagggagaaggagaaataggaggaatgggggaaagagagagtgagag
Coding sequences within it:
- the LOC112218666 gene encoding S-adenosylhomocysteine hydrolase-like protein 1 isoform X2, coding for MKKVYSLVNLNKTKEQKAVQSICIKQIQFADQKQEFNKRLTKTGRRSLSRSLSHSSTDSYSSAASYTDSSEDEMSPRDRQQRSSKGHQDFCIKNIKQADFGRREIEIAEQEMPALMALRNRSGGEKPLVGAKVVGCTHITAQTAVLIETLSALGAQCRWAACNIYSTQNAVAAALAEGGFSVFAWKGESEDDFWWCIDRCVSLETWQPNMILDDGGDLTHWIFKKYPNMFKMIKGIVEESVTGVHRLYQLSKAGRLCVPAMNVNDSITKQKFDNLYCCRESILDGLKRSTDVMFGGKQVVVCGYGEVGKGCSAALKAMGSVVYVTEVDPICALQACMDGFRLVKLNEVIRQVDLVITCTGNKNVVAREYLDRMKNGCIVCNMGHSNTEIDVVSLRTPELTWEKVRSQVDHVIWPDGKRIILLAEGRLLNLSCSTVPTFVLSITATTQALALIELYNAPEGRYKQDVYLLPKKMDEFVASLHLPTFDAHLTELTDEQGKYLGLSKTGPFKPNYYRY
- the LOC112218666 gene encoding S-adenosylhomocysteine hydrolase-like protein 1 isoform X3; its protein translation is MAKWEPSTSPAFQPPHWMQIQFADQKQEFNKRLTKTGRRSLSRSLSHSSTDSYSSAASYTDSSEDEMSPRDRQQRSSKGHQDFCIKNIKQADFGRREIEIAEQEMPALMALRNRSGGEKPLVGAKVVGCTHITAQTAVLIETLSALGAQCRWAACNIYSTQNAVAAALAEGGFSVFAWKGESEDDFWWCIDRCVSLETWQPNMILDDGGDLTHWIFKKYPNMFKMIKGIVEESVTGVHRLYQLSKAGRLCVPAMNVNDSITKQKFDNLYCCRESILDGLKRSTDVMFGGKQVVVCGYGEVGKGCSAALKAMGSVVYVTEVDPICALQACMDGFRLVKLNEVIRQVDLVITCTGNKNVVAREYLDRMKNGCIVCNMGHSNTEIDVVSLRTPELTWEKVRSQVDHVIWPDGKRIILLAEGRLLNLSCSTVPTFVLSITATTQALALIELYNAPEGRYKQDVYLLPKKMDEFVASLHLPTFDAHLTELTDEQGKYLGLSKTGPFKPNYYRY
- the LOC112218666 gene encoding S-adenosylhomocysteine hydrolase-like protein 1 isoform X1 encodes the protein MAEKSEQTDAPSPYKDLTLPVMFPELHREDEGGATTFSSSTCNPNLWNMLHAAETRWSEQSQPSNGNGAEVSVGAGETVIEALNMERQIQFADQKQEFNKRLTKTGRRSLSRSLSHSSTDSYSSAASYTDSSEDEMSPRDRQQRSSKGHQDFCIKNIKQADFGRREIEIAEQEMPALMALRNRSGGEKPLVGAKVVGCTHITAQTAVLIETLSALGAQCRWAACNIYSTQNAVAAALAEGGFSVFAWKGESEDDFWWCIDRCVSLETWQPNMILDDGGDLTHWIFKKYPNMFKMIKGIVEESVTGVHRLYQLSKAGRLCVPAMNVNDSITKQKFDNLYCCRESILDGLKRSTDVMFGGKQVVVCGYGEVGKGCSAALKAMGSVVYVTEVDPICALQACMDGFRLVKLNEVIRQVDLVITCTGNKNVVAREYLDRMKNGCIVCNMGHSNTEIDVVSLRTPELTWEKVRSQVDHVIWPDGKRIILLAEGRLLNLSCSTVPTFVLSITATTQALALIELYNAPEGRYKQDVYLLPKKMDEFVASLHLPTFDAHLTELTDEQGKYLGLSKTGPFKPNYYRY